In Acidobacteriota bacterium, a genomic segment contains:
- a CDS encoding pseudouridine synthase — translation MLERVQKIIANAGISSRRAAEEMMRRGEVTVNGKAATELGMKADPERDHIKVRGKLITSIRAQEKRYILINKLRGYLSSASDPKNRPLVAHLLPPSARRGLHPVGRLDFNTEGLIILTNDGDLTDLVTKGGRVEKVYHVKVKGSPSEEQIGRLRRGIALGRAHTSPAEIRLIDRTRKAGNDWYEVILREGKNQQIRRMFDSIGHSVVKLRRVKIGHITDVGLAPGQHRELTIKEVQRFFQAPPARTHRKPKEAKPRRTNIKPLPRDRNSKRVR, via the coding sequence ATGCTGGAACGTGTTCAAAAGATAATCGCGAACGCAGGCATCTCTTCGCGGCGCGCTGCAGAGGAGATGATGCGCCGAGGCGAAGTCACCGTTAACGGCAAGGCCGCCACCGAGCTTGGCATGAAAGCCGATCCGGAACGTGATCACATCAAGGTACGCGGCAAGCTGATCACTTCAATTCGCGCTCAAGAGAAGCGGTACATACTTATCAACAAGCTTCGAGGTTATCTGTCATCAGCCTCCGATCCTAAGAATCGCCCGCTTGTAGCGCACTTGCTGCCGCCTTCCGCGCGCCGCGGGCTTCATCCTGTCGGACGTCTTGACTTCAACACTGAAGGATTGATCATTCTCACAAACGATGGTGACTTAACAGATCTTGTGACGAAGGGCGGCCGCGTCGAAAAAGTCTATCACGTGAAAGTGAAGGGCTCGCCCAGCGAAGAACAGATCGGGCGCTTGCGTCGCGGGATCGCGTTAGGGAGGGCTCACACTTCGCCGGCCGAGATACGCTTGATCGACCGCACAAGGAAAGCCGGCAACGATTGGTACGAAGTCATCCTGCGTGAAGGCAAGAACCAACAGATCCGGCGCATGTTCGATTCGATCGGCCACTCAGTGGTGAAGCTCCGCCGCGTCAAGATCGGTCACATCACCGACGTGGGCCTCGCGCCGGGTCAGCATCGTGAGCTTACTATTAAGGAAGTGCAGAGATTCTTCCAAGCTCCTCCCGCAAGGACACATCGAAAGCCGAAAGAGGCAAAGCCGCGCCGCACAAACATCAAGCCGCTCCCACGAGACAGGAATAGCAAGAGAGTCAGGTGA
- the scpB gene encoding SMC-Scp complex subunit ScpB, whose translation MTVDELKPIIESLIYVSEEPISVKQLAAILEGESVADIQTATDQLAEEFNARGGGLEVRQLAGGYRITTRLEVSEYVRRYLKSQPSARLSLAALETLAVIAYKQPVTIPEILEIRGVTSTSAIKTLLDRRLIVAKGHKQVVGRPMLYGTSKDFLIHFGLNDLSELPNLEDFEDLMSS comes from the coding sequence ATGACCGTTGACGAACTAAAACCAATCATCGAATCGCTGATCTACGTCTCCGAAGAACCGATCAGTGTAAAGCAACTTGCCGCGATCCTCGAAGGCGAATCCGTCGCCGACATTCAGACCGCGACGGACCAACTGGCAGAAGAGTTCAACGCCCGCGGCGGAGGACTCGAAGTGCGGCAACTCGCCGGCGGCTATCGCATAACGACGCGGCTCGAGGTCAGCGAGTATGTGAGGCGCTATTTGAAGTCGCAGCCGTCGGCGCGACTATCGCTGGCCGCGCTTGAAACGCTTGCAGTCATCGCTTACAAGCAGCCGGTCACGATTCCCGAGATTCTCGAGATTCGCGGCGTGACTTCGACTTCGGCGATAAAGACGCTGCTCGACCGGCGGTTGATTGTCGCGAAGGGCCACAAACAGGTCGTCGGCCGGCCGATGCTTTACGGCACGTCGAAGGACTTCTTGATCCATTTCGGGCTCAACGATCTGTCAGAGCTTCCGAACCTCGAAGACTTCGAAGACCTCATGAGCAGTTGA